From Lolium perenne isolate Kyuss_39 chromosome 5, Kyuss_2.0, whole genome shotgun sequence, a single genomic window includes:
- the LOC127301559 gene encoding CBL-interacting protein kinase 16, with product MARGREEGEVRKLVLGRYELGRMLGQGSFAKVYYARDLRDGQSVAIKVIDKARLRRTEGMVEQLRREISIMRMVRHPNVVGIREVLASRERVFVVMEYARGGELFAKVARGRLTEDAARRYFQQLISAVGFCHSRGVAHRDLKPENLLLDEDGRLKVTDFGLAALPEQLRQDGLLHTQCGTPAYVAPEVLRGRGYDGARADMWSCGVVLYVLLCGFLPFQHENYAKMYQRIFKGEYQMPPWVSGEARRLIGRLLAVDPAKRVTLPELMLTPWVRKGFVQPVPSSSSSVSPSPRKWDDDDNGILVDGTISPRTCNAFQLISSMSSGFDLSGLFESEQKAATVFTSHSPAAAVFEKLEAVGRALGYNTTRGKGWRIRMEAKADGANGRLAVTAEVFEVAADVTVVEFAHDAGDALDFNKFCAEDVRPGLADIVWAWQGDVPTLPPAAVVV from the coding sequence ATGGCGAGAGGTCGGGAAGAAGGCGAGGTCCGGAAGCTGGTGCTGGGCCGGTACGAGCTGGGCCGGATGCTGGGGCAGGGCTCCTTCGCCAAGGTCTACTACGCGCGCGACCTGCGCGACGGCCAGAGCGTGGCCATCAAGGTCATCGACAAGGCGCGGCTCCGGCGCACGGAGGGCATGGTGGAGCAGCTGCGCCGCGAGATCTCCATCATGCGGATGGTGCGCCACCCCAACGTCGTCGGCATCCGGGAGGTGCTCGCCAGCCGCGAGCGCGTCTTCGTCGTCATGGAGTACGCGCGCGGCGGGGAGCTCTTCGCCAAGGTCGCCCGCGGCCGGCTCACGGAGGACGCGGCCCGGCGCTACTTCCAGCAGCTCATCTCCGCCGTCGGCTTCTGCCACAGCCGCGGCGTCGCGCACCGGGACCTCAAGCCCGAGAACCTGCTGCTCGACGAGGACGGCCGGCTCAAGGTCACCGACTTCGGCCTCGCCGCGCTGCCCGAGCAGCTGCGGCAGGACGGGCTGCTCCACACGCAGTGCGGCACGCCGGCGTACGTCGCGCCCGAGGTGCTCCGGGGCCGCGGCTACGACGGCGCCAGGGCGGACATGTGGTCCTGCGGCGTCGTGCTCTACGTGCTGCTCTGCGGGTTCCTCCCGTTCCAGCACGAGAACTACGCCAAGATGTACCAGAGGATCTTCAAGGGCGAGTACCAGATGCCGCCCTGGGTCTCCGGCGAGGCGCGCCGCCTCATCGGCCGcctgctcgccgtcgaccccgCCAAGCGCGTCACCCTCCCCGAGCTCATGCTCACGCCCTGGGTCAGGAAGGGCTTCGTGCAACCCgtcccctcctcctcttcctctgtaTCACCCTCGCCCAGGAAGTGGGACGACGACGACAACGGCATCCTCGTCGACGGCACCATCTCCCCGCGGACCTGCAACGCGTTCCAGCTCATATCCTCCATGTCCTCCGGCTTCGACCTCTCCGGCCTGTTCGAGAGCGAGCAGAAAGCCGCAACGGTCTTCACCTCCCACTCCCCGGCGGCCGCCGTGTTCGAGAAGCTGGAGGCCGTGGGTCGGGCGCTCGGGTACAACACGACCAGAGGGAAAGGTTGGAGAATCAGAATGGAGGCCAAGGCCGACGGAGCCAACGGGAGGCTCGCGGTCACCGCCGAGGTGTTCGAGGTCGCCGCGGACGTCACGGTGGTCGAGTTCGCGCACGACGCCGGCGACGCGCTCGACTTCAACAAGTTCTGCGCCGAGGACGTGCGGCCAGGCCTCGCGGACATTGTCTGGGCGTGGCAGGGCGACGTGCCCACATTGCCGCCGGCCGCCGTCGTTGTCTAA